One window from the genome of Leptospira johnsonii encodes:
- a CDS encoding SDR family NAD(P)-dependent oxidoreductase: MRTTRKTAIITGAGGGLGEALAIQLSKRDYDLALVDINSKGLSKVKEKVRTPKNFISTHIADVSYPSQVEKTIRSVEKQHGRIDVLVNNAGIYIAAPFSQLDLTDFKKVMDINFMGTVYFTKYALPILQKSDSPSVINVCSDFGLIGFPNKIAYSSSKAAMRGFTNCLWTEEGDKNLHVMIVYPPAIDTGLIKNAKFWKIEKRTLEFEFVRKNSISAELVAKRILEGMEKKKKVLKIGFTIRVIDIASRYFPETTHTILTKLKNRFDFV; encoded by the coding sequence ATGAGAACTACCAGAAAAACTGCGATCATCACCGGGGCAGGAGGAGGCTTAGGAGAAGCATTAGCGATCCAACTCTCCAAAAGAGATTATGATCTCGCTTTGGTAGATATCAATTCCAAAGGACTTTCCAAAGTAAAGGAGAAGGTCAGAACCCCCAAAAACTTTATCAGCACCCATATCGCAGACGTTTCTTATCCTTCTCAAGTGGAAAAAACGATCCGAAGCGTGGAAAAACAACATGGAAGAATCGATGTATTGGTCAATAATGCTGGAATCTACATTGCCGCTCCATTCTCCCAATTGGATCTAACAGATTTCAAAAAGGTAATGGATATAAATTTCATGGGAACGGTTTATTTTACTAAATACGCTCTCCCAATATTACAAAAATCGGATTCTCCTTCTGTGATCAATGTTTGCAGCGATTTCGGATTGATCGGTTTTCCGAATAAGATCGCGTATTCTTCTTCCAAGGCGGCAATGAGAGGTTTTACAAATTGTTTATGGACAGAAGAAGGAGATAAAAATCTGCATGTGATGATCGTTTATCCTCCGGCGATCGATACAGGACTGATCAAAAACGCGAAATTCTGGAAAATAGAAAAAAGGACCTTAGAATTCGAATTTGTTCGTAAAAATTCCATCTCCGCAGAACTGGTAGCAAAACGTATTCTGGAAGGAATGGAAAAAAAGAAGAAGGTCTTAAAGATCGGATTTACGATCCGAGTGATCGATATCGCCTCCAGGTATTTCCCGGAGACGACTCATACAATTCTTACAAAGTTAAAGAATAGATTCGATTTTGTTTGA